A genome region from Hevea brasiliensis isolate MT/VB/25A 57/8 chromosome 9, ASM3005281v1, whole genome shotgun sequence includes the following:
- the LOC110656505 gene encoding 2-oxoglutarate-Fe(II) type oxidoreductase hxnY isoform X2, with protein MAEAAKLPIIDLSSTDLISTANFIRQACVEYGFFYLVNHGVEEELLARVFEESRKFFSLPLAAKMNLLRKEHRGYTPLYAENLDPSSSSKGDSKESFYIGPLEKSCLNQWPSQELLPSWRPTMESYYCKVMSAGKKLISLIALALNLDKDYFEKIGALDEPESFLRLLHYPGELGHFEEQIFGASAHSDYGMITLLVTDGVPGLQAYVYSTSVCREKFKDPQTWENVFHMNGAFIVNIGDMMERWTNCLFRSTLHRVMPTGQERYSLAFFLDPNTECIVQCLGSCCSESRPQRLLCAPFLLTSFKKLVLL; from the exons ATGGCAGAAGCTGCGAAACTCCCAATCATAGACCTCTCCTCAACCGATCTCATATCCACTGCTAATTTCATCCGTCAG GCATGTGTGGAATATGGTTTCTTTTACCTTGTAAATCATGGAGTGGAGGAAGAGTTGCTCGCTCGAGTTTTTGAAGAGTCTCGGAAATTCTTCTCTCTCCCTTTAGCTGCGAAGATGAATTTGCTTCGCAAGGAACACAGAGGTTACACCCCATTGTATGCTGAGAATCTCGATCCTTCTTCCAGTTCTAAAG GTGACTCAAAGGAAAGCTTCTATATTGGTCCTTTAGAAAAGAGTTGCCTCAACCAGTGGCCCTCACAAG AACTTCTCCCTTCTTGGAGACCCACCATGGAGTCTTACTATTGCAAAGTTAT GTCTGCTGGAAAAAAACTTATCTCTTTGATTGCTCTGGCTCTGAACTTGGATAAGGATTACTTTGAGAAAATAGGAGCATTGGATGAACCAGAAAGCTTTCTTCGCCTCTTACATTATCCAG GTGAACTGGGGCATTTTGAGGAACAAATATTTGGTGCTTCAGCACATTCAGATTATGGAATGATCACTCTTCTGGTGACTGATGGTGTGCCAGGACTTCAGGCATATGTCTATTCTACCTCT GTTTGTAGGGAGAAATTCAAGGATCCACAGACCTGGGAAAATGTGTTCCATATGAATGG GGCCTTCATAGTTAACATTGGGGACATGATGGAGAGGTGGACTAATTGTTTGTTTCG GTCCACGCTACACAGAGTGATGCCAACAGGACAAGAACGCTACTCT CTGGCATTCTTCTTAGATCCTAACACAGAATGCATTGTGCAATGTTTGGGAAGTTGTTGCAGTGAATCCAGGCCCCAAAG GTTGCTTTGCGCACCATTTTTGCTGACCTCTTTCAAAAAGCTGGTGTTACTTTAA
- the LOC110656505 gene encoding 2-oxoglutarate-Fe(II) type oxidoreductase hxnY isoform X1, which produces MAEAAKLPIIDLSSTDLISTANFIRQACVEYGFFYLVNHGVEEELLARVFEESRKFFSLPLAAKMNLLRKEHRGYTPLYAENLDPSSSSKGDSKESFYIGPLEKSCLNQWPSQELLPSWRPTMESYYCKVMSAGKKLISLIALALNLDKDYFEKIGALDEPESFLRLLHYPGELGHFEEQIFGASAHSDYGMITLLVTDGVPGLQAYVYSTSVCREKFKDPQTWENVFHMNGAFIVNIGDMMERWTNCLFRSTLHRVMPTGQERYSLAFFLDPNTECIVQCLGSCCSESRPQRFPPIRSGDYLKERLMLTYGS; this is translated from the exons ATGGCAGAAGCTGCGAAACTCCCAATCATAGACCTCTCCTCAACCGATCTCATATCCACTGCTAATTTCATCCGTCAG GCATGTGTGGAATATGGTTTCTTTTACCTTGTAAATCATGGAGTGGAGGAAGAGTTGCTCGCTCGAGTTTTTGAAGAGTCTCGGAAATTCTTCTCTCTCCCTTTAGCTGCGAAGATGAATTTGCTTCGCAAGGAACACAGAGGTTACACCCCATTGTATGCTGAGAATCTCGATCCTTCTTCCAGTTCTAAAG GTGACTCAAAGGAAAGCTTCTATATTGGTCCTTTAGAAAAGAGTTGCCTCAACCAGTGGCCCTCACAAG AACTTCTCCCTTCTTGGAGACCCACCATGGAGTCTTACTATTGCAAAGTTAT GTCTGCTGGAAAAAAACTTATCTCTTTGATTGCTCTGGCTCTGAACTTGGATAAGGATTACTTTGAGAAAATAGGAGCATTGGATGAACCAGAAAGCTTTCTTCGCCTCTTACATTATCCAG GTGAACTGGGGCATTTTGAGGAACAAATATTTGGTGCTTCAGCACATTCAGATTATGGAATGATCACTCTTCTGGTGACTGATGGTGTGCCAGGACTTCAGGCATATGTCTATTCTACCTCT GTTTGTAGGGAGAAATTCAAGGATCCACAGACCTGGGAAAATGTGTTCCATATGAATGG GGCCTTCATAGTTAACATTGGGGACATGATGGAGAGGTGGACTAATTGTTTGTTTCG GTCCACGCTACACAGAGTGATGCCAACAGGACAAGAACGCTACTCT CTGGCATTCTTCTTAGATCCTAACACAGAATGCATTGTGCAATGTTTGGGAAGTTGTTGCAGTGAATCCAGGCCCCAAAG ATTTCCTCCAATTCGCAGCGGGGATTATCTGAAAGAGCGATTGATGCTTACTTACGGCTCATAG
- the LOC110656505 gene encoding 2-oxoglutarate-Fe(II) type oxidoreductase hxnY isoform X3, which yields MAEAAKLPIIDLSSTDLISTANFIRQACVEYGFFYLVNHGVEEELLARVFEESRKFFSLPLAAKMNLLRKEHRGYTPLYAENLDPSSSSKGDSKESFYIGPLEKSCLNQWPSQELLPSWRPTMESYYCKVMSAGKKLISLIALALNLDKDYFEKIGALDEPESFLRLLHYPGELGHFEEQIFGASAHSDYGMITLLVTDGVPGLQVCREKFKDPQTWENVFHMNGAFIVNIGDMMERWTNCLFRSTLHRVMPTGQERYSLAFFLDPNTECIVQCLGSCCSESRPQRFPPIRSGDYLKERLMLTYGS from the exons ATGGCAGAAGCTGCGAAACTCCCAATCATAGACCTCTCCTCAACCGATCTCATATCCACTGCTAATTTCATCCGTCAG GCATGTGTGGAATATGGTTTCTTTTACCTTGTAAATCATGGAGTGGAGGAAGAGTTGCTCGCTCGAGTTTTTGAAGAGTCTCGGAAATTCTTCTCTCTCCCTTTAGCTGCGAAGATGAATTTGCTTCGCAAGGAACACAGAGGTTACACCCCATTGTATGCTGAGAATCTCGATCCTTCTTCCAGTTCTAAAG GTGACTCAAAGGAAAGCTTCTATATTGGTCCTTTAGAAAAGAGTTGCCTCAACCAGTGGCCCTCACAAG AACTTCTCCCTTCTTGGAGACCCACCATGGAGTCTTACTATTGCAAAGTTAT GTCTGCTGGAAAAAAACTTATCTCTTTGATTGCTCTGGCTCTGAACTTGGATAAGGATTACTTTGAGAAAATAGGAGCATTGGATGAACCAGAAAGCTTTCTTCGCCTCTTACATTATCCAG GTGAACTGGGGCATTTTGAGGAACAAATATTTGGTGCTTCAGCACATTCAGATTATGGAATGATCACTCTTCTGGTGACTGATGGTGTGCCAGGACTTCAG GTTTGTAGGGAGAAATTCAAGGATCCACAGACCTGGGAAAATGTGTTCCATATGAATGG GGCCTTCATAGTTAACATTGGGGACATGATGGAGAGGTGGACTAATTGTTTGTTTCG GTCCACGCTACACAGAGTGATGCCAACAGGACAAGAACGCTACTCT CTGGCATTCTTCTTAGATCCTAACACAGAATGCATTGTGCAATGTTTGGGAAGTTGTTGCAGTGAATCCAGGCCCCAAAG ATTTCCTCCAATTCGCAGCGGGGATTATCTGAAAGAGCGATTGATGCTTACTTACGGCTCATAG